The nucleotide sequence ATCTCTAAATGTTTTATTTTCCATGGCCTTGTTATACTTGATAATTTATACAATGACTAAGTTTAGTTTGATTAAGTGGCGAAAAAAATAATGCGCATAGCATAATGTGTACCTTTTTTTCAATATTTGGAAGTTTGAATGTTAAATATCCTGATTTTGAATCTTTCTGTCTTCATGCTCGCAACGGCGCCTGTGATTGTGAAGTTTTCCTCACTTGCCCCAATAAGTATCTTGTTTTTCCGTTTACTGCTCGTCAGCATTTTACTTCTTCCTTTTGCTGTACGCTCTGGGATACGAATTGATAAAGATGATTTGATTAAGGTTGCACTGGCCAGTTGTTTCCTTTTCTTTCATTTCCTCAGTTGGTTCAGTGGAATTCAAAAAATTCCAGTCGGACTTACCGTTATCATCTATGCAACGAATCCGATCTTTACTGCCTTAATAGGTCATCTTGTTATCCGCGAATACTTTAATAAAAGATTCTTATTCTCTCTTGTGTTTAGTTTTGTTGGCGTTGTTATAGCTTCATTGTCAAAGGCCAATGGTGAAGTAGACTTTGTCGGGGTTTTTCAAATACTCTTAGCGGCGTTGTTCTATTCTTCGTATATGGTTTATTCGAAAAGAAACCGTGCGACAGTGAAGAATTCTACCTATAACTTCTACCTTAACTTTTTTACTTGTATTTTAGGTGGTGGTGCTCTGCTGGTATTAGGACTCTCTAGTTCAGGTGTCGAGCTACTTTCGCTTCCGAGTTTGTATGATTGGCA is from Bacteriovorax sp. Seq25_V and encodes:
- a CDS encoding DMT family transporter, with translation MLNILILNLSVFMLATAPVIVKFSSLAPISILFFRLLLVSILLLPFAVRSGIRIDKDDLIKVALASCFLFFHFLSWFSGIQKIPVGLTVIIYATNPIFTALIGHLVIREYFNKRFLFSLVFSFVGVVIASLSKANGEVDFVGVFQILLAALFYSSYMVYSKRNRATVKNSTYNFYLNFFTCILGGGALLVLGLSSSGVELLSLPSLYDWQVLLALAILPSILGHTLMVYSVSHYNLNMISSLKLFSPLISSYMAYVFFGERFNENLLLGFSFVAIGVIFALPWKRRNI